One Periplaneta americana isolate PAMFEO1 chromosome 8, P.americana_PAMFEO1_priV1, whole genome shotgun sequence genomic region harbors:
- the LOC138704625 gene encoding zonadhesin-like produces the protein MAFAVLPVFLCALALANCVPVFPSFNSASGFAEKETSGNYYNQKFFSRDDSKIRHMSTTLLSNAASSSEFASAVSKPQLVENVAFVEPLLPVVESAYPYYEAPVIEPIFPVAEPLLPVIEPVSPIIETGYSISEPIFSLYEPLFPVVEPAVPIVEPVYPIVEPVYPIAEPVYPIVEPVYPIVEPVYPIVEPLYPVAESVYPFLESVYPIAEPIFPISESIVSIPEPVLPIVEPAYPFAELSAPYYRYPYVESIGKPVLSEFFYPEPVVSSYPVSESAFPFGIESVGPFYGPHFGVESKSFFNKPIVEPIRPYFPVPPIEPTFPLYKSSFGGYGEAFPLKFPGYYPPSFGGLKFPSSLKYKL, from the exons ATGGCGTTCGCA GTGCTGCCAGTGTTTCTGTGCGCTCTGGCACTCGCAAATTGCGTGCCTGTCTTCCCGAGTTTCAACTCCGCTTCAGGCTTCGCAGAGAAGGAAACTTCTGGTAACTACTACAATCAGAAGTTTTTCTCGAGGGATGACTCCAAAATCCGCCACATGTCTACCACACTCCTCAGCAACGCGGCATCCTCCAGCGAATTTGCCTCAGCCGTATCGAAGCCCCAACTAGTTGAAAACGTGGCCTTCGTTGAACCTCTTTTGCCTGTAGTGGAATCCGCCTACCCCTATTATGAAGCTCCTGTCATTGAACCAATTTTCCCTGTTGCTGAACCTCTACTTCCTGTTATTGAACCTGTAAGTCCTATCATTGAAACTGGATATTCTATTTCTGAACCAATATTTTCTCTCTATGAACCTCTATTTCCAGTTGTTGAACCTGCAGTTCCAATTGTTGAACCTGTATATCCAATTGTTGAACCTGTATATCCAATTGCTGAACCTGTATATCCAATTGTTGAACCTGTATATCCAATTGTTGAGCCTGTTTATCCAATTGTTGAGCCTCTATATCCAGTTGCGGAATCAGTATATCCTTTTCTTGAGTCCGTATATCCAATTGCTGAACCTATCTTTCCCATTTCAGAATCGATCGTTTCTATTCCTGAACCTGTACTTCCTATAGTAGAACCTGCATATCCATTTGCTGAACTGTCTGCCCCCTACTATCGTTATCCTTATGTTGAATCTATAGGTAAACCAGTTTTAAGTGAATTCTTCTATCCAGAACCTGTTGTTTCCTCATATCCAGTTTCTGAATCTGCATTTCCCTTCGGAATAGAGTCAGTTGGTCCATTCTATGGTCCTCATTTTGGAGTCGAATCCAAATCCTTCTTCAATAAGCCCATAGTCGAACCTATTCGTCCGTATTTCCCTGTTCCTCCAATTGAACCAACATTTCCTCTCTATAAGAGCTCCTTTGGTGGATATGGCGAGGCATTTCCTCTGAAATTTCCTGGTTACTACCCACCCTCATTTGGTGGCTTAAAATTCCCTTCATCATTGAAGTATAAATTGTGA